A stretch of Triticum aestivum cultivar Chinese Spring chromosome 1D, IWGSC CS RefSeq v2.1, whole genome shotgun sequence DNA encodes these proteins:
- the LOC123180050 gene encoding fibronectin type 3 and ankyrin repeat domains protein 1, whose translation MASRRPRDVRDPVLDMVFQAASDDNLPLFKALVMVLDMGRGCPKEAIEGLRVEEAGKLQGFSALHIAATRGSLRVCRYLVEELLIDVDLVDKEGRTPLLFATYHNGGTAEYLLDHGADQDKANNDGISLLHYAAESGNCEMLELFLAKGAYVDPVAAHGTPLHGAAGEGQYGAVKILLDHNADYNKMVNGVTPLMAARDANSTECIKLLVKVQEEPMLKREIVASELISLGSISLKKKDYAVAAKLYSRAMQLDPDDAVLFSDRSLCWLHMGDGRKALLDANKCRKMRPHWPKACRRQGEALMLLKDYEGASERFLDGLKLDPVDTDIEDALREAMKSLKTSRSTKARFAGLV comes from the exons ATGGCGTCGCGTCGCCCCCGTGACG TCCGCGACCCGGTGCTGGACATGGTTTTCCAGGCGGCCTCCGACGACAACCTCCCCCTCTTCAAGG CGCTGGTCATGGTGCTGGACATGGGCAGGGGCTGCCCCAAGGAGGCGATTGAGGGGTTGAGGGTGGAGGAGGCTGGGAAGCTCCAAGGTTTCAGCGCGCTGCACATCGCCGCCACTAGAGGGAGCCTGCGGGTGTGCAGGTACCTCGTCGAGGAGCTGCTGATAGATGTGGATCTGGTCGACAAGGAAG GTAGAACACCTCTGTTGTTTGCAACATACCACAATGGGGGTACTGCCGAGTATCTTCTCGATCATGGTGCTGATCAAGACAAAGCCAATAATGATGGGATTTCCCTGTTACATTATGCCGCTGAATCAG GCAATTGTGAAATGCTAGAGCTTTTCCTTGCAAAAGGAGCTTATGTTGACCCGGTAGCTGCTCATGGAACACCACTTCATGGTGCTGCTGGTGAAGGGCAATATGGTGCTGTGAAGATTTTATTGGACCACAATGCAGAT TACAACAAGATGGTAAATGGTGTGACACCTCTTATGGCTGCTAGAGATGCCAACTCAACGGAATGTATCAAGCTCCTAGTTAAG GTTCAGGAGGAGCCCATGCTTAAACGGGAAATCGTGGCATCAGAGCTTATATCACTAGGGAGTATCTCTTTAAAGAAAAAAGATTATGCTGTCGCAGCAAAATTGTACAGTCGG GCAATGCAGCTTGATCCTGATGATGCAGTCTTGTTCTCAGACAGGAGCCTTTGTTGGCTTCACATGGGCGATGGAAGAAAGGCTTTGCTAGATGCTAATAAATGCAGAAAAATGCGGCCTCACTGGCCAAAAGCTTGTCGCCGGCAGGGTGAAGCTCTGATGCTACTGAAG GACTATGAGGGCGCAAGTGAACGGTTCTTGGATGGTCTCAAATTGGACCCAGTGGACACTGACATCGAGGATGCATTACG GGAAGCTATGAAGTCCTTGAAGACGTCTAGGAGCACGAAAGCCAG GTTTGCAGGTCTTGTTTGA
- the LOC123163887 gene encoding uncharacterized protein, with amino-acid sequence MRGDRSAMRVTRGMHLEAKMGENAWRAGEVVWGNGHSYVLRWFDGGPDSERIRRTDVRPLPDPAVKLPADLATGDEVEVFHSNLWKRAVVVGAAGHGQFDVKIARSTEVLTADTSVLRPLMAYRGGEKGWVLIHKDNEIPAESAVPWRPVAVKNIKSKANDNGGGKFAAHSTNLGLGKTKRSNYAVDADIVRDVKRFQGNNVFLAKREPAARYHDNNIEVMDVHPSHYLKKREQETSNHTKPNDEEIDVIGGGTDSDNDDDSNSSKSDPSSSDGDSSSSGGSNSNSNAGARAVPPTAEHCQENQEVQSPPSCKEEEQDSEERTESRGSARMRHRPADEEEEQNEQEVEEHDHRVHGLELEAYVSVMKAFYFTGPLTWAKEELLSDLRLQLHVSSDEHLQAIWRLKGKK; translated from the exons ATGAGGGGGGATCGATCGGCCATGAGGGTCACCCGAGGTATGCACCTGGAGGCGAAGATGGGCGAGAACGCGTGGCGCGCCGGCGAGGTGGTCTGGGGCAACGGACACTCGTACGTCCTGCGGTGGTTCGATGGCGGCCCAGACTCTGAGCGCATCCGGAGGACGGATGTCCGGCCGCTCCCGGATCCCGCCGTCAAGCTGCCGGCGGACcttgccaccggcgacgaggttGAGGTGTTTCACAGCAACCTGTGGAAGCGCGCCGTGGTCGTGGGAGCCGCCGGCCACGGTCAGTTTGATGTCAAGATCGCCCGCTCGACCGAGGTTCTTACGGCGGACACGAGCGTGCTGCGGCCCCTTATGGCGTATCGGGGAGGGGAGAAAGGCTGGGTCTTGATCCACAAG GATAACGAAATCCCCGCCGAGAGCGCCGTGCCATGGCGCCCCGTGGCCGTTAAGAACATCAAAAGCAAAGCCAATGACAATGGAGGCGGCAAGTTCGCCGCGCATTCCACCAATCTGGGTCTGGGCAAGACGAAGAGGAGCAATTACGCGGTGGACGCCGACATTGTCAGGGATGTCAAGAGATTTCAGGGCAACAACGTCTTCTTGGCCAAGAGAGAACCCGCAGCAAGGTACCACGACAACAACATAGAGGTGATGGATGTACACCCAAGCCATTACCTCAAGAAACGGGAGCAGGAGACGAGCAATCATACTAAACCCAACGATGAGGAAATTGATGTGATCGGAGGAGGAAcggacagcgacaacgacgacgattCCAACAGTAGCAAGTCTGATCCATCGTCGTCGGACGGAGACAGCAGCAGCAGTGGGGgaagcaacagcaacagcaacgccGGCGCTCGTGCAGTTCCCCCGACCGCCGAGCATTGCCAAGAAAATCAAGAAGTCCAGTCGCCGCCGAGCTGCAAGGAAGAGGAGCAAGATTCTGAGGAGAGGACCGAGTCCCGTGGCAGCGCGAGAATGCGCCACCGACCGGCGGACGAGGAAGAGGAACAGAATGAGCAAGAAGTAGAGGAGCATGATCACCGCGTCCATGGCCTGGAGCTGGAGGCCTACGTGAGCGTCATGAAGGCCTTCTACTTCACGGGACCGCTGACCTGGGCCAAGGAGGAGCTGCTGTCCGACCTCCGCCTGcagctccacgtctccagcgaCGAGCACCTGCAGGCGATATGGCGTCTCAAGGGGAAGAAGTAA